A DNA window from Centroberyx gerrardi isolate f3 chromosome 3, fCenGer3.hap1.cur.20231027, whole genome shotgun sequence contains the following coding sequences:
- the LOC139913720 gene encoding retinal cone rhodopsin-sensitive cGMP 3',5'-cyclic phosphodiesterase subunit gamma-like, which translates to MADVATPADKKAPPKFKQRTTRTFKSKAPKPGQKGFGDDIPGMEGLGTDITVVCPWEAFGDMELSDLAKYGIV; encoded by the exons ATGGCAGATGTTGCAACTCCCGCTGACAAGAAGGCTCCTCCCAAGTTCAAGCAGAGGACCACTCGCACCTTCAAGAGCAAGGCCCCCAAGCCTGGCCAGAAGGG ATTCGGGGACGACATCCCCGGCATGGAGGGTCTCGGCACAGACATCACAGTGGTTTGCCCATGGGAGGCCTTCGGCGACATGGAGCTCAGCGACCTGGCGAAATACGGAATCGTCTAG
- the LOC144543484 gene encoding retinal cone rhodopsin-sensitive cGMP 3',5'-cyclic phosphodiesterase subunit gamma-like: MADVATPADKKAPPKFKQRTTRTFKSKAPKPGQKGFGDDIPGMEGLGTDITVVCPWEAFGDMELSDLAKYGIV; the protein is encoded by the exons ATGGCAGATGTTGCAACTCCCGCCGACAAGAAGGCTCCTCCCAAGTTCAAGCAGAGGACCACTCGCACCTTCAAGAGCAAGGCCCCCAAGCCTGGCCAGAAGGG attcGGGGACGACATCCCCGGCATGGAGGGTCTTGGCACAGACATCACAGTGGTTTGCCCATGGGAGGCCTTCGGCGACATGGAGCTCAGCGACCTGGCAAAATACGGAATCGTCTAG
- the LOC139913694 gene encoding retinal cone rhodopsin-sensitive cGMP 3',5'-cyclic phosphodiesterase subunit gamma-like yields MADVATPADKKAPPKFKQRTTRTFKSKAPKPGQKGFGDDIPGMEGLGTDITVVCPWEAFGDMELSDLAKYGIV; encoded by the exons ATGGCAGATGTTGCAACTCCCGCCGACAAGAAGGCTCCTCCCAAGTTCAAGCAGAGGACCACTCGCACCTTCAAGAGCAAGGCCCCCAAGCCTGGCCAGAAGGG attcGGGGACGACATCCCCGGCATGGAGGGTCTCGGCACAGACATCACAGTGGTTTGCCCATGGGAGGCCTTCGGCGACATGGAGCTCAGCGACCTGGCAAAATACGGAATCGTCTAG
- the LOC139913693 gene encoding retinal cone rhodopsin-sensitive cGMP 3',5'-cyclic phosphodiesterase subunit gamma-like → MADVATPADKKAPPKFKQRTTRTFKSKAPKPGQKGFGDDIPGMEGLGTDITVVCPWEAFGDMELSDLAKYGIV, encoded by the exons ATGGCAGATGTTGCAACTCCCGCTGACAAGAAGGCTCCTCCCAAGTTCAAGCAGAGGACCACTCGCACCTTCAAGAGCAAGGCCCCCAAGCCTGGCCAGAAGGG attcGGGGACGACATCCCCGGCATGGAGGGTCTCGGCACAGACATCACAGTGGTTTGCCCATGGGAGGCCTTCGGCGACATGGAGCTCAGCGACCTGGCAAAATACGGAATTGTCTAG